GCCGGTTTGCTTACACCTGCAGCCGCGCTGGCCACAACGCCCGCCGATGTGATCGGCATCTGGAGAACGGGCATCGGCGAACAACCGGCCCCGGATGGCAGCACCGCCTATCTGCAAGTCACGACGGTCTTCACAGAACACGCACAGGACCTGATCTTTGAGATCTTCGCGGATAAAGAGCTTCGGACCCCGCTCTTCAAGTACCACTCCAGCGGACCATGGGACCCGCAAGGCCCTTCTTCGGCGGTGCCGGGCGCGATGGAGGTCAACATGACAAACGACTTCTCGGGCGTGGAGATATTCGTTGACGCCCCCGATACCTGGGCCGCCCTCAACTTGGCCGACTGCCCGCTTGAAGTTGGCGTCGCGGTAGAAGTGGGCAACTGTGTGATTGATCCGCCCTTTATTGTCTCCGACTGCATGGACATGGACCTCGTCAAGGTGGACCGGGACGGTCAACGCCTGCGCTATGGTGGTGGTGACGTAGACCGTTGCGAAATGCGCCCGACCGAGATGTCCAAGGACGCGTACTTCAAGGTCAACTGAAAGGGCGTCAAAGCCTTGAGTAAGCGCTGTGCGAAGTGCCGGGTGCGCTTTCGTCGACGTCCTTTCCGCTCTATGACTAACAGCCCGCCTTGTTGCGACTTCGACCGGGCGACTGCCATGATCTCTTGCAAAAAACAGGAGGCACTCTGGAGCGGCCGACCTTCTTAGTCCAGAACGGTCTCAACAATCCACCCTGTTTCCGCCTTCGGGAAAGCGGACTCTGTCTGGGATCGAGGCCAATGCGCCTGATGCGCACTAAGCAGCCTGCAAAATGCTCGGCCTGCGTATTCGCTTCCGGCCAAAAACACGACACTGGGTCATTTGTGATTAAGGCCAGGCTACTGCTGGCTGGCGGCAAGAAACCCAAGAACCTCATCGGTCAATTTTTCCGGTAATTCTTCGGGGATCGCATGTCCGCAGGGCAAAGACAGGCCCGACACGCGTGTCCCTTTCTCCTGCCAGGTCGCCTTGACGTCATATAGGTCTCCAACAACACTGTGCTCACCCCATACGGCCAAAAGAGGCGCCAAGACGCGACTGTCCTTATCCGCCTCGTCATGTTCCAGATCAATGCTTGCGCCAGCTCGATAGTCTTCGCAAATGGCATGGAGCGTGGCTGGTTGCTGGTAGCTGCGCAGGTATTCAGCGATCGCGTCCTCGCCCACCGATCCTTCGATTTTTACCTGTCCCGCAATATGCCTGCGCAAAAAATATTCCGGGTCGGACCCGATCATCCTTTCGGGAAATCCATTGGGTTGGATCAGGAAAAACCACCAGAAATACCGCGTGGCAAACTCTTGGTTTGTTTGCGCATACATCGTGTGAGTTGGTGCGATGTCGAGCACGATCAGGTGTTCAACTGCGTCCGGAAAATCCAGCGCGAGCCTATGCCCCACGCGTCCTCCCCGGTCATGACCAACAACTGAAAAACTCTGATGACCAAGATAGGCCATCAACGCGATCTGGTCCTGTGCCATGACCCGTTTGGAATAGGGCAGATGTGACGCGTCACTTGGTGGCTTATCGCTGTCGCCGTACCCCCTTAAATCCGGGGCAATCACCTGATAACCCGCAGCCACAAGCATCGGAGCGACCTTGCGCCATACGATGTGGGTTTGTGGGTGACCGTGCAGCAGCAATACGGGCGGTCCGTCTCCTGCGCAGGCATAGTTGATGTCGATACCAGGCAGGCGGGCCTTGGAAACGTCAAATCCCTTCAAAAAGGCAGAAGCGACCATCTAGGCACCTTCCAACAGGGCGTCGGCAATCGCGGTCCCGCAGGTTTTGGTATCGGCGGTTCCACCAAGATCGGGGGTACGCAGCGCTTTTTCCGACAGCACGCGTTCGATGGCCGAGATAATCGAACCACTGGCCTCCTGTGCGCCCAGATGCTCCAGCATCATCGCGGCGGCCCAAATCTGTCCGACCGGGTTTGCGATACCTTTACCCGCAATATCCGGGGCGGATCCATGGACAGGCTCAAAGAGCGACGGAAACTTGCCTTCAGGGTTGATGTTGCCTGAAGGCGCTATCCCGATTGTACCGGTGCAAGCGGGGCCGAGATCAGACAAGATGTCTCCAAACAAGTTGGAGGCGACGACGACGTCAAACCAATCTGGGTGCAAAACGAACTGCGCCGTCAGAATATCGATATGGTATTTGTCGACTTTGACATCAGGAAACTGCATGGCCATTTCCGCAACCCGTTCATCCCAATAGGGCATCGTGATCGAGATCCCGTTTGATTTGGTTGCCGAGGTCAGGTGTCCGTCGCGTTTTGCCGCCAGCTTGAAGGCATACTTCAAAATCCGATCAACGCCGACGCGGCTCATAACGGTTTCCTGCATGACAATTTCGCGATCCGTGCCGGGGAACATTTTTCCCCCGATGGAGGAATATTCACCTTCAGTGTTTTCCCGCACGATCATCATATCGATGTCGCCCGGTTTTCGATTTGCCAGTGGCAAGGGAACACCCGGCATCGCGCGGGCCGGGCGCAAGCTCACGTATTGATCGAACTCTCGACGGAATTGGATAAGCGAGCCCCAGAGCGAAATGTGATCGGGCACAATGTCCGGCCATCCCACCGCGCCAAAGAACAATGCATCACTACCACTCAATCGATCTTTCCAATCATCCGGCATCATTTGCCCATGTTTTGTGTAATAGTCAGCAGACGCAAAATCATGGGTGTCAAAATCAAAACCAAGGTCAAATTTTTTCTGAGCCGTTTCCAAGACCCGCAGGCCCTCATGCGTTGTCTCCTTGCCGATGCCATCGCCGGGTATAACCGCGATCTTCCAACTGTTTTTTGGCACTATCTGCCTCCCTTTATGGCATCATTGATTTTGTTCACCTTTGGATATCACATAGCTTAAACGCAACGAAGAAATTCGCATCTCTCGTTGCTGAAAGGTTAGGCGTGACGCGTTACATGAACGGCTGCAAATTTCGGGATATGCTCAATTGACAACCGTGCAACATTGGTGGAAGCGGGATCAAAATCATTTTGAGCTACAGTCGAGATCAGTAATAGCGTTTGCGTGTCTCGCGGCCACGCAAGTGATGCCCCCTTGAACAATTGGCGCAACTATCGTGGGATCAATGATATGAGATTTGCGGTTTTGGCTGACATCCACGGTAATTGCTTTGCTCTGCAAGCCGTGCTGAGAGATATGGACGACCTCAAGGTCACGGAGGCAGTGAATCTTGGTGATTTCTTCAGTGGTCCTCTCGATTCCGCTAAAACAGCCGCGCTCTTGATGGACCGTGACTTTGTTTCGATACGAGGCAATCACGACCGTTATCTTGTTGAGCAAAACAGATCGCAGTTGGGACCGTCTGACCGGGTGGCATTTGATCAGTTAAACCAAAGCCAGCTTGATTGGATCTCAAACCTGCCAACGACGCGCGTCGTCTTTGATGATGTATTCCTGTGTCACGGAACACCGACCAGTGACGAGACATATTGGCTCGAACGCGTGCAAGAGAATGGAGTGATACGCGCCGCGACTCTGGACGAAGTCGCAAGAGAAGCAGCAGGTGTCGATGCGAGTCTCCTGCTCTGCGCACATACGCATATTCCGCGCTGCATGCGTTTGCCCGATGGTCGGACAATCATCAACCCGGGCAGTGTCGGCTGCCCTGCCTATGATGATGATGCCCCTGTCTATCATTTCATGCAGACAGGAACACCCAACGCATCCTATGCCGTGGTTGAACGGCAGTGTGGCGAATGGGCCGTCACATTTCGATCTGTCCCCTATGCGTTCAACGCAGCGCGCGACCTTGCCGTGAAAAACGGCAGAAACGATTGGGCGAGAGCCTTGGCGACCGGTTGGTTCGAAGAATAAGCCGTTACGACACAGTTCGGTAGGGCGTCATAAAGGTGTGCGCCGCACGGATCTCAATTTTACGCAACTTGCACCAACGTTGTCAGAACAACGCCCGTGCGCTTGCCTGCTCAAGTTCTGTTTAACGTTGCAATTGGCGCAGGTTGCTGAATGCGGCAGTGCAGAGTGACTATGGTAACGAACCTGTATCCAAGGCTATACCCACTTGTGGCCGATGACCGCGTGCAGCCGACCTCCGGGAGGAGAAACATGAGTTCGAAAGCACTCCGGGAAAGGTTGGACGCCCAAGAACGTCGCGCATTTTGCGTATAGCCAGCAGGCACGGGTTTACAACGGCAGTGGTTGTCGCGACGGACGATGCCCTTATGTCAGGGTTCGCAATTTTACAAACAGTGTCTGAACAAGAAGAGCGCAAGAAGGCGGCCGATCACGCAATGATCGTTGCGTCGCCTTGAGTTGTAGGTACCTTTCGCCGCGTGCCCTTGATGTAACTGGACTTCAAAAAAGCTTGGGAACATGCCCAACTGCAAAGTCCTTACCAACGCCCGGTGGCGAAACTGATGTTGGCATTGCGTTTGTGCAAACCGTTCAATCGAACACATCCCATGAGCGGGAAACGTGCTCGCAAACTTTATGCCGTTTGCCCCGATCATTGATCTGGTGAATATCCCATACTGGTGCGGCAAGAACCAGCAGTCGGTAACCTGATGACTTCGCCACAATGGAAGGAACAGGTAAACCCCGGTATCGAGGCGCGGAGCTTCGAGGCTTTGCGGTATGTCACCGTTGATCCGCGAACAGTTGTTCCGTGCCGTGGATTTAATGAACCCAAGAGGCATTTGCCGCACGACATAGGCTGCTCTTGACGACGAACCTGCCGTTGAGGCGCAAAAAACATGCGCTTCGCAAACCCGCTTGCATACTGGTGCGCCTCAAGCCGCGCTCCACCCCGAAGACGGCATCGATCATTGAGGTGAAAAGATGAAATCGGCGAAAATCGCTGCCCGCGCATATGCAATCCTCATCGACGCAATCTTTGGGCAAACTCGCTAAGACGGGTTCTCAGACCCCGTGTCTCCGAAGCGGTCCTCGCATCGTTCCTTGCCGACCATCACAGACCAGAGCGTGGCCGCATGCGTTCCCAGGCCAGAGCGCTAGCCACGAACACGCGGACGGCAGCGACACAACGGGAAGATCACATTGGCGGGGTTTGCGCTATTTTTTCGCTTCTGCTTGGCGGCAAAGCTGCTGCTGCCGGATCACACCTTTTCCGGAGTCAAGGATCACTTGCCTCAGAGCATAGGTTGGCGCAAATGACAGGTCATCATTCTATTGGCTCAGCAAGTCCTGCACAGCACAGCGCAACACCGCCTCATCTACCGGGTTCAGTGTCGGGTTGCCCGCGCGATGACCCCAGATCGACTCGATGGCGCGCAGCTCGGCATTGGGCATCATTGCAGCCTCAATCTTGCTGTCTTCAGGCGTGAAATAGAGATCTGTTTTTGAGGGCATGATAATGGAGCGTGCAGTTATTGCGCCCAAGGCAGCGGCGAGATCACCCTGGTGGATCTCGTTGTCAGATATGTCCGAGGCCATCCAGGTTTCCAGGCTGGCCAGCAAGTCATGCGCGTCGCGACGTAAGAAATTAGCCTCCCAGGACCTGACGAGAAAGTCTTCGAGTGACGTAAAGCCGACGGCCTCAAACACTTTCTCCCGATAAAACGCCTGAGACATCGCCCAACCCGCATAAACGCGACCCATCGCGCGCAGACCTCGTGTCGGGTGTTGCGAAAAATGGTCGCCCTGCCAGTGTGGATCACCTGTCAGCGTGGCGCGCACGCCTTGCAAAAATACCTTGTTGTGAATCGACGTCCGGGCCGAACCGCAGATCGCAACAATGCGTGCAACCTGATCCGGGAACAGGGCCCCCCAATGCAGCGCCTGTTGCGCGCCCATGGACCACCCGTAAATCATTGCAAGATGCTCAATACCAAAGACGTCGCGCAACATCTGCCGTTGGGCATGAACATTGTCCCAATGGGTGAAGACCGGATACCGTTCAGGCCCAAAAGGTTGGGACATGTTGGATGGCGAGGTCGAAAGACCGTTACCGAACATGTTCGGGATCACGATGAACCACGCGTCAGGGTCAAGCACCCTGCCCGGCCCGATCAGCCATTCGGTATCTGTGTGCTGCGCGCCATAAGACGTTGGATAGAGGATCACATTGGACTTGTCCGGTGCCAATGTGCCGTATGTCTTGTAGGTCACTTGCGCCGTCGGAAGGGTGATGCCCTTTTGCAGTTTCAGGTTCTTGAACTCGTAAGTCGCGCTTGCCATCTGTGTCAGCTTAGCCGCATCAGCAAGCCGGTCATCAGGCGCGCGCGCTCAACTAGACTGTCGACGCGGATGTGTTCGTTGAGCGTGTGCAGATCCGCACCGCGGACTCCGAGCGAATCCAGTGTCGGTATCCCCAGGGCGCCCGTGAAGTTCCCGTCAGACCCACCACCTTGACTACGGCCGGTCATCTCAAACCCAATCTCGGATGCAATGTCCTTGGCAATTTCGAAAATCCTGGCCGTACCGGGCGTGTCAGGCCGCCAGACTGGCCGCGTCACGCCGCGCTCCACGTGAAATTCAACACCGTTGACCGTGCCCTGCAGCGCCAGCATTTGCTTGACGCCATCATCGAGATCCTCTTGTTTCTTCGCCATGCTCAATACCTCCGCCGCGCAGGTGGATGAAACGCAGTTTACCCATTGCCCTGCATGGATCACACCGACACTGAATGTACAATCGGGACCGGTCATCTCTTCAATCTCGATGATTTTGCGTGCCATTGCGGCGATCGCCGATTTGCCATCCTTCAAACGCGCGCCCGCATGGCTGGGCTGTCCTTTTGTCATCAAATTAAAGCGTGCAATGGCATAGCGTCCGATGGTCACACCTCCATCGTCATGCCCAGGCTCAGGCACCAGAACATAGGCGCTGCGCGCGGCCTCGGCCTCAATCAGGTCCCGCGTGCTGGGGGTGCCGACTTCCTCGTCGGGGGTGAAAAGCACGCTCACCGGCAATGGCGTTTGCAACCCGGCCCGAAGTAACTGGCGGATGGCCTCAAGGCTGATGTAGTTCCCGCCCTTCATGTCCATGAGACCGGGGCCATAGCAGATTTCGCCGTCCCTCTTGAACGGCAATACATCAAGGGTTCCGATGGGGTGAACTGTATCCATGTGACCGGAAATCAGGATGCCGGGCTTACGCCCCATGTCCGGATGCGGAAAGCGCGCGCGCACAGAGCCGCCAAAACCCATACGCCCCGGGATACGCTCAATCACAGCGCCAAGGGCGGCCAGATCATAGGCCGCAATGTCCATCATCCGGTCAACCGCACGCGCGTCATAGGTCGGGCTTTCACATTCAATCCAAGGCTTCAGGCCCGCAAGCATGTCATCGGTATCAAACGGCAGTTCAAGCGGGTTCATGGCGACTCCTTTCAATTGGCAAGGCGGCGTTCTACAATGCGTGCCATCACGGATGCCCCAACCGGCAACACTTCAGGATCCAGGAAAAAGCTGGGGTTGTGCAGGCCTGTTGTGCCGGAATGGCCAATGCGGCAATAAGCGCCCGGAATCACTTTGAGCATATCGGCAAAGTCCTCCGAGCCCGTCGCGGGTTCGTCGTTTCCGCTTATGTTTTCCTGGCCGACAATGTCCTGTGCGGCTTCCATATAGGCATCTGACAATTCAGCATCATTCATCAGCACATCAAAAATGTTGCGCAGGTCGATGCGGATTTCGACAGCATAAGCCTTGGCAAAGCCTTCACAAAGCTCACGCATTCGCGTCTCAGCCAGTTGACACACCTCATCTTTGAAGTAGCGGATCGTACCCGCCAGCGTCGCAGTGTCCGGGACGATGTTATAGGCAGCGCCAGAATGCAGCTGTGTCACCGACAGCACGCAGGTATCCAGCGGGGCCACATTGCGTGACAGGATCGTTTGCAAACTGCCCACAAGCGCCGAGGCGATCACCAGAGGGTCGCGCGATTGCTGCGGCATTGCCGCATGACTGCCTTTGCCTTGCACGGTAATATCAAAAAACGATGCCCCCGCCATCGCAGTCCCTTTGCAAATGCCGACGGTCCCCGGTTTGCCGTTGGGGGCATTGTGCATGCCGTAGATTTCATCACAGGGAAAGCGGTCAAACAGCCCATCCGCCAGCATTCCGCGTGCGCCACCCAGTCCTTCTTCGGCGGGTTGAAAAATTAGAACGGCGGTGCCTGCAAAATCACGCGTGTGCGCCAGATGTTTTGCCGCTCCCAACAACATCGTGGTGTGACTGTCATGACCGCAGGCATGCATGACACCGGGGGTCTGGGACGCATAGCCAAGGTTTGTTTCTTCATGGATTGGCAGCGCGTCCATGTCTGCGCGTAACCCGATGCGCCGCGCGCTTTCCCGTTTTCCCTTTACAAGACCGACCACGCCAGTACCTGCGATGCCTGTATGCACCTCGTCGACCCCATATGCCCGCAGCTTGTCGGCAACAACGCCTGCTGTGCGGTGTTCCGTAAAGCCGATTTCAGGATGCGCATGCAGATCCTTGAAAATAGCCGTCAATTCATCCGTGCTGTCAGCGATTACGGGCAGTATGTTCATCTCGTTGTCTCCATGGCTATTCGGCGGCTTCAGCAAAGGGGCGGAAATTTGCGAAATCCCAGTGGCGTCCCGGCGCCGCTTTGATCAACGCTTTTGTGTATTCTTGCCGGGGGGCGCCAAGCACCTGTCCGGCAGGACCGATCTCAACGACACGACCATGTTGCATCACCAGCACATCGTCGCAGATTTGAGCCGCCACTCCCAAATCATGCGTGATGAACAGAATGCCCAGACCGAGACGTTCCTGCAGTTCAGCCAACAGATCAAGCACCTGCGCCTGCACGCTAACATCCAGCGCTGACACCGCCTCATCCGCAACCAGCACGTCCGGGTCCATCGCCAGGGCGCGCGCGATGGCAATGCGTTGGCGTTGCCCGCCGGAGAATTGGTGCGGGAAACGGTCCACGGCACTGGCCGGCAGTCCCACAAGTTCCAGCAACTCGCGCGCGCGCGCCATCGCCGTGTCGCGCGGCGTGCCAAAATTGAGCGGTCCTTCGATGATCGATTGTCCTACCTCAATCCGTGGATTGAGTGAGCGCATCGGGTCCTGAAACACGATCTGGATGTTTTTGCGCTGAGGCTTGAGTTCCTTTTGCGTTAGGGTTGCAATGTCTTTTCCCCCGACGGTGATCACGCCAGACGTCGGATCAATCAACCGCATGATGCAGCGCGCAACGGTTGTCTTGCCGGAGCCGCTTTCTCCCACGATCCCCAACGTACGGCCTTTGGTCAGGCTGATGCTCACGTCCTGTGCCGCTTTTACCTCGCGCGCCTTTGAGAAGAACCCGCCCCCGCCATAGGTCTTGCACAGGTCACGCGTGGACAACACAATGTCATTTGACTGCCCGCCACGCGGCGGACGCGGAACCTGACTGGGCACCGATCGCAAAAGGTCACGCGTGTAATCTGTCTGGGGATGGCGCAACAAATCATCAACGCTCTGCGTCTCCATCACCTCGCCCAGCTTAAGAACGGTTACATCGTCCGCGATCTCGGACACCACACCCATGTCATGTGTAATGAACAGCACGGCTGAGCCTTGATCTTCGCGCAGCTCACGGATCAGGCTCAGAATTTGCGCCTGCGTTGTTACGTCAAGCGCCGTTGTAGGCTCGTCGGCGATCAGCAATTGTGGACGCATGATCAGTGCCATCGCTATCATGATACGCTGGCGCTGCCCGCCTGACAGTTGATGGGGAAAGCTTGCGTACATCTTGTCCACGTCAGGCAAATGCACCGCTTCCATCATGTCCTTTACGCGACTGCGACGTGCGGATTGCGTGAGGTCAGAATGAAACTCCAATACTTCCTCGATCTGTTGACCGACACGCGCAACCGGGTTGAGCGCCGTCATCGGTTCTTGAAAGATCATGGACATGGACGTCGCACGCAGGCTGCGCAGGCGGGCGGTATCCGCCTCCAGTACGTTCTCGCCCTTGAGCACGATCGAGCCCTCAATGGCTTTCAGCGCATCCGGCAGCAGACCCATCGTTGCAAGTGCTGTCAGCGATTTCCCGGACCCGGACTCGCCGACAAGACACATCGTCTGCCCTGGCTCGATGCTCAGATCCAGCCCCCTGACCACCTGACTGTCTGCCTTGCCGCCCAATGCAATGGACAGGTCGCGAATTTCCAGCAGGCTCACCGCTCAATCCCCCGTTTTGCCATGCGTGGATCAAGCGCGTCGCGGACCGCATCCCCCAGCAGATTGATCGACAGGATCGCCACCGAGACCACAAGACCAGGCCAAAGAACAATACCGGGGTTGATCTGAAAATAGATACGGCCCTCAGCCATGATGTTGCCCCAGCTTGGTGTTTCCGGGTTGATGCCCGCCCCAAGAAACGACAGGATCGCTTCGGTCAGGATGGCGCTGGCACAGATGTAGGTCCCCTGAATGATCAACGGCGCAACGGTATTGGGCACCAGATGACGGCGCATGATCAGCCATGTGGGCGTGCCTGCAGCGATGGCCGCTTCGACGTAGGGCTCTTCGCGCGCAGAAAGCACCAGGGAACGGACAAGGCGGATCACGCGGGGCACTTCGGGGATCGTAATTGCGACCAGAACCGTCCAGAGGCTCGCGCCCCAAAGCGACACAATTGCAATGGCCAAAAGGATACTTGGGATCGCCATCAGACCATCCACCATACGCATCAACACGGCGTCCATCCAACGAATGTAGCCCGCAAGCAAGCCCAGAAGCAGGCCAAAGAAGACAGCAAAGATCGCCGCCGCAACACCCACAACCAATGAAATCTGTCCCCCATATATGATGCGGGAAAACAGGTCGCGCCCAAAAGCATCAGTGCCAAGCCAATATTCGTCGCTGGGTGGTTTCAAACGCACCGAGGGTGTCAGGCGAACAGGATCATGCGGCACAACCCAGGCAGCAAATATCGCTGAAAGCACGATCACGGCGAGGATCACTGCCGCGAGCGTTACCAGCGGGCCCGACAGCACGATCTCGCGCGCCCGGCGGATCGGCGACGGGCGGTCCGGCGCTGCGGCGATGGCGGTCTGATCTGTCATGTGTAACGAATCCTTGGATCCAGCAAGACATAGGCGATGTCGATCATCAGGTTGATGACCACATAGATCAGGGATGCCAGCAGGATGACCGCCTGAATGACCGGGTAATCCCGGCTCAGAACGGCATCAACGGTCAGACGGCCCAGTCCAGGCAGGTTGAAGACGCTTTCCGTGACAACAACCCCGGAGATAATCAAGGCAAAACCAATGCCGATGACGGTGATGATCGGCACCGAACAATTGCGCAGGGCATGGCGCATCAGAACACGGCTCTCGGGCAGGCCTTTCGCCCGTGCGGTCCGGATGTAATCATCGCCGAGGATTTCCAGCATCGAGGTCCGCGTGATCCGCGCAATGAGCGCGATGTACAAAAGTGTGAGCGTAAACGTCGGCAAGGCGATGCGGTGGAGAAAATCGCCCAGACCGTCACCGATTGGGCGAAACCCCTGCACCGGGAACCACTTCAACTCCATGGAGAATAGCGAGATCATGAGATAGCCGATCACAAACACCGGAACCGAAAACCCGAGCACCGACAGCAACATAACGAAACGGTCGATCAATGTACCCTGTTTCCATGCGGCAATGACACCCAGCGGGACTGCGATGATCACCGACAGGACGATGGTCGTCAGCGCAAGGCTGATCGTCGGTTCCATACGGTCGCTGATGAGTTCGATGACGGGTTTGCCGGATAGGATCGACGTGCCGAAATCGCCTTGCAGCAATTGGCCGATCCAGCTGAAAAACTGGGTAAACAGAGGTTCGTTAAGGCCAAGGGACTCGCGTATCGCATCAAGCTGGGCTGGCGTCGCGGTGTCACCGGCAAGAATGGCAGCGGGGTCACCCGGCGTCAGTCGCAAAAGCAAAAAAACAAACAAAGCGACAAACCCCATCACGGGGATCGCAGCAAGGACGCGCTGCACGATATAGCCAACCATGGGCCAGACCTCTCGGATCACGGACGCGGTAAAAATCGGCCCCACGCCTGCATGCGCAGGGCCGACGGATCGTGGTTTATTTGCTGATGTTCCAGAACAGGGGCGCCGGTGCATCCAGCACGCCGTCTATGCCGCTGGACCATGCTGTCGGCACGAAATACTGGCCGATCGGAGCGTAGACACCTTCCTCATAAGCGATTTTCTGGATCTCGGCGGCGAGGCCTTGCTGTTCTTCCAGCGTTGGGGCTGTGGCATAGGAAATCCGCAATTCTTCCAGCTTGGGCACGTCCGGCCAGCCAAACCAACCCCCATCAGGGCCTTTGCCGTTAACCATGTTATTGACCAACGGGTTGAACACGTCCGCACCGACCCAATTGGTCATGAACATATGCCAGCCGCCATCTTCAATGGAGGCTTGGCTCGCGCGTTTACCTACCAGCGTCTGCCAGTCCATTGCCTGCAAGTCGACGACAAAGCCGGCATCCCGCATGGCCTGCGCGACCACAACGGGCTGCGTGCGAAGAGTGCCGACATCTGTGGGATGCATGATCACAATTGGCGTGCCGTCATAACCGGCATCCGCAAGCATTTGTTTGGCCGCTTCCATGCCATTGCCTTCCACCAGCGTTTTTGAACCGACATCGGAAGCAAGTGGCGTGTCGCAGACGAACATCGCGCCGCAAAGGTTATATAGCTCCGGATTGCCGACCAGCGCATCAAGCACATCTTTCTGGTTCACCGCAGCAATCGCCGCTTTGCGGATCATGACGTCATCCATTGGCGCATTCAACGTATTGGGGCGCATAATCGTTTGCATCCCAAGCGCGTTGAGGTTGCGCACGATAATCTCTTCGTTCAGTTCCAGGATTGGCAACAGATCCGACGGAGGGCTTTCCCAATAATCGATTTCACCGGCCTGAAGCGCATTGAATGCCGTTTGATCGTCCGGCATCACAACCCATTCTACGCGATCTACGTTCACAACCTTGCCACCTGATGCCCAGCTGGAGGGCTCATTACGCGGAACGTAGTCTTCGTTTTTCGCATATACCGCGATGACACCCGGCTGATATTCGTCCGCAACCCATACGAACGGGCCCGATCCGATCTGTTCCGGGATCGGTTCTGTTGACGGCGTTTCGGCCAGACGCTTGGGCATGATGAAGGGCACGTTCGATGACGGCTTTGCCAGGCTGTCGATCACAAGCCCGTAAGGT
This genomic interval from Paracoccaceae bacterium contains the following:
- a CDS encoding ABC transporter ATP-binding protein gives rise to the protein MSLLEIRDLSIALGGKADSQVVRGLDLSIEPGQTMCLVGESGSGKSLTALATMGLLPDALKAIEGSIVLKGENVLEADTARLRSLRATSMSMIFQEPMTALNPVARVGQQIEEVLEFHSDLTQSARRSRVKDMMEAVHLPDVDKMYASFPHQLSGGQRQRIMIAMALIMRPQLLIADEPTTALDVTTQAQILSLIRELREDQGSAVLFITHDMGVVSEIADDVTVLKLGEVMETQSVDDLLRHPQTDYTRDLLRSVPSQVPRPPRGGQSNDIVLSTRDLCKTYGGGGFFSKAREVKAAQDVSISLTKGRTLGIVGESGSGKTTVARCIMRLIDPTSGVITVGGKDIATLTQKELKPQRKNIQIVFQDPMRSLNPRIEVGQSIIEGPLNFGTPRDTAMARARELLELVGLPASAVDRFPHQFSGGQRQRIAIARALAMDPDVLVADEAVSALDVSVQAQVLDLLAELQERLGLGILFITHDLGVAAQICDDVLVMQHGRVVEIGPAGQVLGAPRQEYTKALIKAAPGRHWDFANFRPFAEAAE
- a CDS encoding ABC transporter permease — encoded protein: MTDQTAIAAAPDRPSPIRRAREIVLSGPLVTLAAVILAVIVLSAIFAAWVVPHDPVRLTPSVRLKPPSDEYWLGTDAFGRDLFSRIIYGGQISLVVGVAAAIFAVFFGLLLGLLAGYIRWMDAVLMRMVDGLMAIPSILLAIAIVSLWGASLWTVLVAITIPEVPRVIRLVRSLVLSAREEPYVEAAIAAGTPTWLIMRRHLVPNTVAPLIIQGTYICASAILTEAILSFLGAGINPETPSWGNIMAEGRIYFQINPGIVLWPGLVVSVAILSINLLGDAVRDALDPRMAKRGIER
- a CDS encoding ABC transporter substrate-binding protein, which translates into the protein MSPAHIINNREFKMIHMTDFNRLPSGRLRTSLLAATLATFAFVSGAADAQTLRAVKHSDLRVLDPIMTTAYMSRNHGYMIFDTLYALDSDLVPQPQMVASHTVSDDGLVYTFTLRDGLAFHDGAPVTGEDVAASVARWGERDGMGQVLMSFVDSMSQGAAPNEFVISLKEPYGLVIDSLAKPSSNVPFIMPKRLAETPSTEPIPEQIGSGPFVWVADEYQPGVIAVYAKNEDYVPRNEPSSWASGGKVVNVDRVEWVVMPDDQTAFNALQAGEIDYWESPPSDLLPILELNEEIIVRNLNALGMQTIMRPNTLNAPMDDVMIRKAAIAAVNQKDVLDALVGNPELYNLCGAMFVCDTPLASDVGSKTLVEGNGMEAAKQMLADAGYDGTPIVIMHPTDVGTLRTQPVVVAQAMRDAGFVVDLQAMDWQTLVGKRASQASIEDGGWHMFMTNWVGADVFNPLVNNMVNGKGPDGGWFGWPDVPKLEELRISYATAPTLEEQQGLAAEIQKIAYEEGVYAPIGQYFVPTAWSSGIDGVLDAPAPLFWNISK
- a CDS encoding ABC transporter permease, which translates into the protein MVGYIVQRVLAAIPVMGFVALFVFLLLRLTPGDPAAILAGDTATPAQLDAIRESLGLNEPLFTQFFSWIGQLLQGDFGTSILSGKPVIELISDRMEPTISLALTTIVLSVIIAVPLGVIAAWKQGTLIDRFVMLLSVLGFSVPVFVIGYLMISLFSMELKWFPVQGFRPIGDGLGDFLHRIALPTFTLTLLYIALIARITRTSMLEILGDDYIRTARAKGLPESRVLMRHALRNCSVPIITVIGIGFALIISGVVVTESVFNLPGLGRLTVDAVLSRDYPVIQAVILLASLIYVVINLMIDIAYVLLDPRIRYT